In Paenibacillus sp. G2S3, a single window of DNA contains:
- the uraA gene encoding uracil permease: MQREIQVNEKLPWGPGFLLSLQHLFAMFGSTVLVPNLFGVDPGMILLMNGIGTLLYIWICRGKIPAYLGSSFAFIAPVLSVLADHKDDHMKGYSLALGAFIITGVIFVLVALIIRYAGTKWIDVVFPPAVMGAIVATIGLELVPVAARMAGLIAPEGVAVADWTPDGKAITLSMVTLGVTVIGAVLFRGFPKIIHILIGIVTGYGLAYIMKMVDTAAISNANFLAHPTIVTPSFDWNVILTIIPVSLVVIVEHIGHLLVTSNIVGRDLAKDPGLDRSLMGNGISTIISGFIGSTPNTTYGENIGVMALTKVYSVYVIGGAAVIAILLSFSGTFSSVIANIPTPVMGGVSLLLFGVIAASGLRIFVEQKVDFSKATNMIMATLVLVVGISGTTLTMGSVKLSGMALATIVGIVLALFFKLIEVLGLSNEGGESDKAAH; encoded by the coding sequence TTGCAACGCGAGATTCAAGTTAATGAAAAACTTCCTTGGGGCCCCGGTTTTCTATTAAGCCTACAGCATTTGTTCGCCATGTTTGGCAGTACAGTGCTGGTGCCTAACTTGTTCGGGGTTGACCCTGGCATGATTTTGCTGATGAACGGTATCGGCACACTGCTATACATTTGGATTTGCCGTGGTAAAATACCTGCCTACCTTGGCTCCAGCTTTGCATTTATCGCACCCGTATTATCAGTGCTTGCCGATCATAAAGATGATCATATGAAAGGGTACTCGCTTGCTTTGGGCGCTTTCATCATCACTGGTGTTATCTTTGTGCTCGTTGCTTTGATCATCCGTTATGCAGGAACAAAATGGATCGATGTTGTCTTCCCTCCAGCAGTAATGGGAGCTATCGTAGCAACGATCGGACTTGAACTTGTGCCTGTTGCCGCGCGGATGGCAGGACTTATTGCTCCTGAAGGTGTTGCAGTTGCAGACTGGACGCCAGATGGCAAAGCAATCACGCTTTCTATGGTGACACTGGGCGTAACTGTCATTGGAGCTGTACTCTTCCGCGGTTTCCCAAAAATCATTCACATCCTCATCGGTATCGTAACTGGTTATGGTTTAGCTTATATTATGAAAATGGTGGATACGGCTGCAATATCTAATGCGAATTTTTTAGCGCACCCTACCATTGTTACTCCATCCTTCGATTGGAATGTAATCCTGACTATCATCCCAGTATCGCTAGTAGTAATCGTTGAACATATTGGACACTTACTTGTAACCAGCAATATTGTTGGCAGAGATCTGGCTAAAGACCCTGGACTTGACCGCTCCCTGATGGGTAACGGGATATCTACAATTATCTCCGGTTTTATCGGTTCTACTCCAAATACAACCTACGGTGAAAATATCGGGGTTATGGCATTAACTAAAGTTTATTCTGTATATGTGATCGGTGGCGCAGCAGTGATTGCAATTCTGCTATCGTTCTCCGGAACTTTCTCCTCCGTTATCGCTAACATCCCAACACCTGTAATGGGTGGTGTATCACTACTGTTGTTCGGTGTAATTGCCGCATCCGGTCTACGAATCTTCGTTGAGCAAAAAGTTGATTTTTCCAAAGCTACTAACATGATTATGGCTACGTTGGTGCTTGTTGTAGGAATTAGTGGTACAACCCTTACTATGGGTAGCGTAAAACTCAGTGGTATGGCTCTAGCTACGATTGTTGGTATCGTTCTAGCCCTATTCTTCAAACTCATTGAAGTTCTTGGACTGTCTAATGAAGGTGGAGAAAGCGATAAAGCTGCTCACTAA
- a CDS encoding adenine phosphoribosyltransferase encodes MDFKDSIRVIPDFPKEGISFKDITTLLKDGDAYRQAIDALKALVSHLEIDVIAGPEARGFVVGAPLAYALGVGFVPIRKSGKLPYETIEVGYDLEYGKDTLAVHTDAIKPGQNVLIADDLLATGGTIATSVSLVEQLGGKVVGAAFLIELVELAGRNKLSGIEVITLVDYED; translated from the coding sequence TTGGATTTTAAAGATAGTATTCGCGTGATTCCTGATTTCCCAAAAGAAGGTATTAGTTTTAAAGATATCACTACTTTGCTAAAAGACGGTGATGCATATCGTCAGGCGATTGATGCCCTGAAAGCTCTTGTATCCCATTTAGAAATCGACGTAATCGCTGGACCGGAAGCACGTGGTTTTGTAGTTGGCGCACCTCTTGCTTATGCATTGGGCGTAGGTTTTGTGCCGATTCGTAAGAGTGGAAAACTGCCATATGAGACTATTGAGGTTGGATATGATCTTGAATATGGTAAAGACACACTTGCTGTTCACACGGATGCCATTAAGCCTGGACAAAATGTATTGATTGCTGATGATTTGTTAGCAACAGGAGGTACTATAGCTACTTCGGTTAGCCTTGTGGAGCAGCTTGGCGGTAAAGTGGTAGGCGCAGCTTTTCTGATTGAATTGGTTGAGCTTGCTGGACGTAATAAGCTTTCTGGAATTGAAGTTATTACATTAGTTGATTACGAAGATTAA
- the recJ gene encoding single-stranded-DNA-specific exonuclease RecJ — MLYSKTRWQSPAADPDIVRDMARSLSISPLLSSLLVTRGMNTPHEALSFMDGGVEAPHDPFLLKGMSEAVPRIRKALKEEEHILIYGDYDADGVSSTALMIHLLRYLGASFDIYIPHRSNEGYGLHNHALDWALQQGVSLIITVDTGISAYHQIAYANELGIDVIVTDHHEPPELLPEAYTLINPKLPDCPYPFKGLAGVGVAYKLAQAMLGEQTPEEWAEIAAIGTVADLMPLLGENREIVRNGLVSMRNSRFPGIRALLGVSGVTMSTVSAVNIAFGMAPRINASGRLDHAGRAVALLTTEHADEAEQLAGELDLLNKERQLVVERIVVEATAKLEQMTQGGEIPDIIVLAGEGWNVGVVGIVASKLLERYYRPVIILDIHPETGMCKGSARSIPGLDIYAALSSCSNLMDHFGGHPAAAGMSLHQDGLEAFAAALNEYAATVLTPEHFIPVTSADAEVSISDLSLQTALELERLAPFGMSNPLPKFIIRGATVKETRTMGQEGKHLKIVLQQGKSTIEALAFGKGDLAKLLPVGTPINVLAELSINEWNGSRKPQLMLQDLSVQDAQLFDLRGAADAVRQAAHIRELLLPYSGDGPYRAAAVFQSGRMSPQTELIGMSFWVYDKEVGISAANKDDSIQASGHVSLLCLLDMPETPEQLDALLKAFPNADNIALLHSIKDGRERLIIPTRDHFKILYKLLASITAVATPEHEVLLRLSRQSSLSIRMLNNMLDVFEELEFIERSQGSVTFITQPTAKSLTASTHFVRLGQIAEMEQYFMEGSLSELQDWMLSRRLGVS, encoded by the coding sequence TTGCTTTATTCAAAAACAAGATGGCAATCTCCGGCAGCCGATCCCGACATTGTAAGGGATATGGCCCGGAGCCTTTCTATTTCTCCGCTCTTATCCTCACTATTAGTGACTAGAGGAATGAATACGCCACATGAGGCTCTGTCGTTCATGGATGGCGGTGTGGAAGCTCCGCATGATCCGTTCCTTTTAAAAGGAATGTCTGAAGCGGTTCCCAGAATTAGAAAGGCTTTAAAAGAAGAAGAACATATCCTTATTTACGGCGATTACGACGCCGATGGTGTGTCCAGTACAGCGTTAATGATTCATTTACTGCGTTACTTGGGCGCTTCCTTTGATATTTATATCCCGCACCGTTCTAATGAGGGCTACGGGCTGCATAATCATGCTTTGGATTGGGCTTTACAGCAGGGTGTATCCTTAATCATTACTGTAGATACTGGCATTAGCGCCTATCATCAGATTGCTTACGCTAATGAACTTGGGATCGATGTGATTGTTACGGATCACCATGAGCCACCAGAGCTTCTCCCTGAGGCTTATACGTTGATTAATCCGAAGCTGCCCGACTGTCCCTACCCGTTCAAAGGATTGGCAGGTGTAGGTGTAGCTTATAAGCTCGCCCAGGCTATGCTAGGAGAGCAAACTCCCGAAGAATGGGCAGAAATAGCTGCTATCGGTACTGTAGCGGATTTAATGCCGCTGCTGGGTGAGAATCGCGAGATTGTTCGAAACGGTTTGGTCAGTATGCGAAATTCTCGATTCCCAGGTATCCGTGCTTTACTCGGTGTCAGCGGGGTAACCATGAGTACTGTGAGTGCGGTTAATATCGCTTTTGGAATGGCTCCTCGTATTAATGCGAGTGGTCGTCTGGATCATGCTGGACGGGCGGTCGCCTTGCTTACAACCGAGCATGCTGATGAGGCGGAGCAACTGGCTGGGGAGCTTGATCTGCTAAATAAAGAACGCCAATTGGTCGTAGAAAGAATTGTAGTGGAGGCCACTGCAAAACTGGAGCAGATGACTCAGGGTGGAGAGATACCAGATATCATTGTCCTTGCTGGAGAAGGCTGGAACGTGGGTGTGGTAGGTATAGTGGCTTCCAAACTGCTGGAGCGTTACTATCGACCTGTAATTATTCTGGATATTCATCCGGAGACCGGCATGTGCAAGGGCTCTGCCCGCTCTATTCCTGGACTTGATATATATGCGGCGTTATCCTCTTGTTCTAACTTGATGGATCATTTCGGTGGTCATCCGGCAGCTGCGGGAATGAGCCTGCATCAGGACGGCTTAGAAGCCTTCGCTGCGGCATTAAATGAATACGCTGCTACTGTGTTGACACCGGAGCATTTCATTCCTGTTACTTCTGCTGATGCAGAAGTGTCGATTTCCGATTTGTCCCTTCAGACCGCGCTTGAATTGGAAAGGCTTGCACCTTTCGGGATGTCAAATCCATTACCAAAGTTTATTATTCGTGGGGCTACGGTGAAAGAGACGCGCACGATGGGGCAAGAAGGAAAACACTTGAAGATCGTATTGCAACAGGGGAAGAGCACAATCGAAGCCTTAGCTTTTGGTAAAGGGGATTTGGCTAAGCTGCTCCCTGTGGGCACCCCGATCAATGTGCTGGCTGAACTGTCGATCAACGAGTGGAATGGCTCTAGGAAACCACAGCTGATGCTACAGGATTTATCTGTTCAGGATGCTCAGTTATTTGATCTTCGTGGCGCTGCTGACGCTGTGCGGCAAGCTGCGCATATTAGAGAGCTGCTGCTTCCTTACAGCGGTGATGGCCCATATCGTGCCGCAGCAGTGTTTCAGAGCGGTCGTATGTCCCCACAGACTGAACTGATAGGAATGTCCTTTTGGGTATATGATAAAGAAGTTGGTATCAGTGCCGCTAATAAGGATGACTCAATTCAAGCATCAGGGCATGTCTCACTTTTATGTCTACTGGATATGCCTGAGACTCCTGAACAACTAGACGCGTTACTAAAGGCTTTTCCTAATGCTGATAATATCGCACTATTGCATTCTATAAAGGACGGGCGAGAACGACTCATCATTCCGACACGGGATCATTTTAAAATACTTTATAAACTGCTGGCTTCGATCACTGCTGTTGCAACGCCTGAACATGAAGTGCTGCTGCGGCTAAGTCGACAATCCTCATTAAGTATTCGAATGCTCAATAATATGTTAGATGTGTTTGAGGAGCTTGAGTTTATAGAAAGAAGTCAGGGAAGTGTAACCTTTATTACGCAGCCTACAGCTAAAAGCCTGACAGCATCAACTCATTTTGTTAGACTTGGGCAGATAGCAGAAATGGAGCAGTACTTCATGGAAGGTAGCTTATCTGAGCTACAGGATTGGATGTTATCACGCCGTTTAGGCGTATCATAA
- a CDS encoding cation diffusion facilitator family transporter, whose translation MNKERSPQSKTVAWTGIISDVTLAVAKGSFGYISGSKALMGDALYSGADAAAKLADILPWRSEENRKSKQRIENRRGNKEPLLAILFSVLILMGGLQIAFSAIRDLTEGQSSTRGELALVTVLLSIVFKEAVFQYQYRYFKKIGDGSHAAYANSHRFSLYTSITVLVGISLSMGGTYWHPLLYMDPIAALLTGCLILRKGYLLIVNTVSVKNAQELPSEEAANFIETVQRVHGVIRVEHLKALEQGNYVNLQVKISVNPRITVMEAQDISECARKLLQHRFVHVGEVHMDVVPYDPGYPYKSNYELVDNDIPTLLQ comes from the coding sequence ATGAATAAAGAACGATCACCGCAAAGCAAGACGGTTGCTTGGACAGGGATCATCAGCGATGTTACTTTGGCAGTAGCTAAGGGGAGTTTTGGCTATATTTCAGGTAGCAAGGCATTAATGGGCGATGCTTTATATTCTGGAGCAGATGCGGCAGCCAAATTGGCGGATATTCTTCCGTGGCGCTCTGAAGAGAACAGAAAGAGTAAGCAACGGATAGAAAACCGCCGGGGAAATAAGGAACCACTTTTAGCTATACTTTTTTCGGTATTAATCCTTATGGGGGGGCTGCAGATCGCCTTTTCTGCAATCCGTGACTTAACTGAGGGACAGTCATCCACTCGCGGAGAACTTGCACTTGTAACTGTCTTGCTATCTATTGTATTTAAAGAAGCTGTATTTCAATATCAATATCGGTACTTTAAAAAAATAGGTGATGGCAGTCATGCTGCTTATGCCAATAGTCATCGTTTCAGTTTGTATACTTCTATCACAGTATTAGTTGGGATTTCATTATCAATGGGGGGTACCTATTGGCATCCTCTACTCTATATGGACCCTATTGCCGCACTTTTAACAGGATGCTTAATTCTTCGTAAAGGCTATTTACTCATTGTTAATACTGTTAGTGTTAAGAATGCGCAGGAGCTACCTTCTGAGGAGGCAGCTAATTTTATTGAAACCGTACAACGTGTTCACGGCGTTATTCGTGTAGAACATTTGAAGGCGCTCGAGCAAGGGAATTATGTGAATCTGCAAGTGAAGATCAGTGTAAATCCGCGTATTACGGTGATGGAAGCACAGGATATTTCAGAATGCGCAAGAAAGTTGCTACAGCACAGGTTTGTTCATGTTGGTGAGGTACATATGGACGTAGTTCCTTATGATCCCGGTTATCCATACAAAAGTAATTATGAATTGGTGGATAATGATATTCCGACGCTGCTTCAGTAG
- the secF gene encoding protein translocase subunit SecF translates to MRFKKELDFIHLSKFFYVFSIALTVAGLIFLATFGLNYSVDFKAGSNVDISLSKNLTLEEVNSAIEKTGISSEPSITLGSERVNVRYDQVLDEQQDEALKSEILKLDDKASFEINTVDTEMSKELARNAIYAVLISCLGIIIYVSIRFEWRFALAAIVSLIHDAFMVVAIFSIFRLEVDLTFIIAVLTIIGYSINDTIVIFDRIRENLRFGKQKTYEDLKELVNKSVAQTLMRSLYTAFTVFIAAFCLLILGGESIKMFSLAMVIGLLFGAYSSIFIASPIWLLLKKREKPKVKSGPAKG, encoded by the coding sequence GTGCGCTTTAAGAAAGAGCTTGATTTCATACATTTAAGTAAATTTTTCTATGTTTTTTCCATCGCGCTTACAGTAGCGGGTTTGATTTTCCTAGCAACATTTGGATTGAATTACAGCGTTGATTTCAAAGCGGGATCTAATGTTGATATCTCTTTGTCTAAGAATTTGACATTGGAAGAGGTTAATTCTGCTATTGAAAAAACTGGGATTTCAAGTGAGCCAAGCATTACGTTAGGAAGTGAACGGGTCAACGTTCGTTATGATCAAGTGCTTGATGAACAACAAGATGAAGCACTAAAGTCTGAAATCTTGAAACTGGACGATAAGGCGTCGTTTGAGATTAACACCGTAGATACTGAAATGTCTAAAGAACTTGCACGCAATGCGATCTATGCGGTTCTCATTTCTTGTCTAGGGATTATCATTTATGTAAGTATTCGTTTTGAATGGCGGTTTGCATTGGCAGCTATCGTTTCATTGATCCATGATGCCTTTATGGTCGTTGCCATCTTCTCCATCTTCCGTTTGGAAGTGGATTTGACGTTTATTATCGCGGTGCTTACGATTATCGGTTATTCCATCAATGATACGATCGTTATCTTTGACCGTATCCGTGAGAATTTACGTTTTGGTAAACAAAAAACCTATGAAGATTTAAAAGAGCTTGTGAATAAGAGTGTGGCTCAAACTCTTATGCGTTCTCTGTATACAGCATTTACCGTATTTATTGCGGCGTTCTGCCTGTTAATTCTTGGAGGCGAGTCCATCAAGATGTTCTCGCTTGCGATGGTTATCGGATTGCTATTCGGAGCGTACTCCTCTATCTTTATTGCAAGTCCGATCTGGCTATTGCTTAAGAAGCGTGAGAAGCCTAAGGTAAAGAGCGGCCCAGCTAAAGGTTAA
- the secD gene encoding protein translocase subunit SecD, protein MKRLMGFIITVLVLTGVMAFTTPGLLDKVRLGLDLKGGFEILYHAEPMEAGAALSRASLLKTAESLEKRANALGTSEPEVTTEGTDRIRLKIAGVTDEAEVRKKMKEPAVLTFRSAAEGDAEGTYSKIELVGSDFVEGAAEVGRDNLNQPIISIKIKDKDKFAEITKRLLGKNLAIYLDENKLSDPTVQAVLTDGSASISGQYTVKEARELADTINLGALPLKLTEKYSQSVGATLGKQSLDQTIKAGLLGSLIILIFMIGMYRLPGLLASFALILHTWLLIVVFVFADFTLTLPGIAAFILGIGMAVDANIITNERIREEMRSGKSVLSSVKAGNKSSFRTVMDSNVTTVIVAGVMFAFGTGAVKGFALVLIVEIVLSIATNLYFSHWLLSQLVKAGKLNKPKSFGVKESDIRAL, encoded by the coding sequence ATGAAGAGACTAATGGGCTTTATTATTACCGTGCTCGTTTTGACAGGCGTCATGGCATTTACTACTCCTGGACTGCTGGACAAGGTTAGACTTGGTCTTGACCTAAAAGGCGGATTTGAGATTTTGTACCATGCTGAGCCTATGGAAGCGGGAGCAGCGTTGTCCCGAGCTTCACTGTTGAAAACAGCAGAAAGTTTGGAAAAACGGGCCAATGCGCTGGGAACCAGTGAACCAGAGGTTACAACTGAAGGTACTGACCGTATTCGTCTGAAAATTGCGGGCGTTACTGATGAGGCCGAGGTTCGCAAGAAGATGAAGGAGCCTGCAGTTCTGACTTTCCGTAGTGCTGCTGAAGGTGACGCTGAAGGTACTTACAGCAAGATCGAACTAGTAGGTAGTGATTTTGTTGAAGGTGCGGCAGAGGTTGGACGGGATAACCTGAATCAGCCAATCATCAGTATTAAGATCAAGGACAAGGATAAATTTGCGGAGATTACTAAGCGCCTATTAGGTAAGAATCTCGCAATTTATTTGGATGAGAACAAACTATCTGACCCTACGGTACAAGCAGTACTTACCGACGGTAGTGCGTCTATTTCCGGTCAGTACACAGTTAAGGAAGCACGTGAGCTGGCTGACACCATTAATCTTGGTGCGTTGCCACTGAAACTTACTGAGAAATACTCCCAAAGTGTGGGTGCTACGCTTGGTAAACAATCGCTTGATCAAACGATCAAAGCAGGTCTACTGGGTTCTTTAATTATCCTTATTTTCATGATCGGTATGTATCGTTTGCCAGGTCTCTTGGCTAGTTTTGCACTGATCTTGCATACATGGCTGCTAATTGTGGTCTTTGTATTTGCAGACTTCACATTGACGTTGCCTGGTATAGCCGCATTTATTCTGGGTATAGGGATGGCAGTCGATGCCAATATCATTACGAATGAACGGATAAGGGAAGAAATGCGCAGTGGTAAAAGTGTACTTTCCTCCGTTAAAGCAGGTAATAAATCCTCTTTCCGGACAGTAATGGACTCCAATGTCACAACTGTTATTGTGGCAGGTGTCATGTTCGCCTTCGGTACAGGTGCAGTCAAAGGCTTCGCATTGGTGCTGATCGTGGAAATCGTTCTGAGTATCGCTACGAATCTTTATTTCTCCCACTGGTTGCTTAGCCAGCTTGTTAAGGCCGGTAAGCTGAACAAACCGAAGAGCTTCGGTGTTAAGGAGAGTGATATTCGTGCGCTTTAA
- a CDS encoding post-transcriptional regulator translates to MESEQWNHDQHSEEIEAMCRSKAEEFRLLGYEYVTSKDIWDCISRNYDKDGMPPLHKLVNDIYSLKANSYMTYLTLAAYRGLN, encoded by the coding sequence GTGGAATCGGAACAGTGGAATCATGATCAACATAGTGAAGAAATCGAAGCCATGTGCCGCAGCAAAGCTGAAGAATTCCGGCTCCTCGGCTATGAGTATGTAACCAGCAAGGATATTTGGGATTGTATCAGTCGTAATTATGATAAGGATGGAATGCCTCCCTTGCATAAGCTGGTAAATGATATTTATTCCTTAAAAGCCAATAGTTACATGACTTATTTGACTCTTGCAGCCTATCGGGGGTTGAACTGA
- the spoVB gene encoding stage V sporulation protein B, with the protein MRKQSFIQGTLILLAAGIINRMLGFIPRIALPRIIGAEGVGLYQLAYPFFIVLVTVITGGLPLAIAKMVAEAEGENRPEKSRQILRTGLTLSVGLGIFFTIVALVSASWVSNVLLTDHRVYYTFIAMIPMIGIVAVSAVYRGYFQGRQNMIPSALSSVFESIVRIFFMLWFSWLLLPKGIALAAAGAMLGVTVGEIGGMLAILWQYYVITKKDKKTTPIQEQHKVDQKTIPSDPDAVKSTSPILRRLLGVSIPVTASRLVGSFSYLLESIITVRSLALAGIATAAATAQYGSLQGMVIPLLLLPGALTSSLAVSLVPSLSEAAARKDLPTIHKRMHQALRLALVTGAPFAVLMYVLAVPLCNLLYGNPDTAPMLKLMAPFALFIYVQAPLQAALQAMDRPGRALINTLVGAVIKIILIVILASQPEYGIYGAIIAIIVNSVLVTLLHGYSVVSLISLSLRITDTIKTLCAMIIMGAGVHYVYISIPIADAQWIQFLFASAIGMALYFGISLLAGLISLRDLDRLPFIKRWL; encoded by the coding sequence TTGAGGAAACAGAGCTTTATACAAGGAACTTTAATCTTGCTTGCCGCCGGCATCATTAATCGAATGCTTGGATTTATACCCCGAATTGCTTTGCCACGCATCATTGGAGCAGAAGGCGTGGGTCTATATCAGCTCGCGTATCCATTCTTTATCGTGCTGGTTACGGTTATTACAGGCGGACTTCCCCTAGCTATTGCTAAAATGGTGGCGGAGGCAGAGGGAGAGAACCGTCCTGAGAAATCGCGGCAAATTTTACGGACTGGCCTTACTCTTAGTGTCGGACTAGGAATCTTCTTTACCATTGTTGCGCTGGTCAGTGCTTCATGGGTCTCCAATGTGCTCTTAACAGACCACAGAGTGTATTATACTTTTATTGCCATGATCCCAATGATTGGAATTGTTGCTGTATCTGCGGTATACCGCGGTTATTTTCAAGGTAGGCAGAACATGATTCCTTCCGCACTTTCTTCCGTTTTCGAGTCTATCGTGCGAATATTTTTTATGCTGTGGTTCTCTTGGCTGCTGCTCCCCAAAGGTATCGCTTTAGCAGCTGCAGGAGCAATGCTAGGTGTAACTGTGGGAGAGATTGGCGGAATGTTAGCCATTCTGTGGCAATATTATGTCATCACGAAAAAAGATAAAAAAACAACCCCCATTCAAGAGCAGCACAAGGTTGATCAGAAGACTATTCCTTCTGATCCAGATGCTGTAAAATCAACTTCCCCCATACTGCGGCGTTTACTAGGTGTGTCTATTCCTGTTACGGCAAGCCGGCTGGTGGGCTCCTTTTCCTATCTACTGGAATCTATAATTACCGTTCGCAGTCTTGCATTAGCTGGAATCGCAACAGCCGCCGCGACTGCGCAGTATGGGTCTCTACAGGGAATGGTTATTCCCTTACTGTTGCTTCCCGGAGCGTTAACCTCCTCCCTTGCTGTGTCACTGGTCCCATCCTTATCTGAGGCTGCCGCGAGAAAGGACTTGCCTACCATTCACAAACGAATGCACCAAGCACTTCGACTCGCTCTTGTAACAGGCGCTCCCTTTGCTGTTCTTATGTATGTCCTAGCAGTCCCACTATGCAACTTGTTATACGGAAATCCGGACACCGCTCCTATGCTAAAACTAATGGCCCCTTTCGCTTTGTTCATCTACGTTCAAGCACCCTTACAAGCTGCGCTTCAAGCTATGGACAGACCGGGCAGGGCACTCATCAATACTCTTGTTGGGGCAGTAATCAAAATCATTCTGATTGTTATATTAGCTTCACAGCCTGAATACGGAATCTACGGCGCAATCATTGCCATTATTGTGAACAGCGTTCTTGTTACTCTACTGCACGGGTACAGTGTGGTCAGTCTAATTTCATTATCCTTACGAATAACCGATACCATTAAAACCTTATGTGCAATGATCATTATGGGAGCAGGCGTGCATTATGTATACATCTCCATTCCCATTGCAGATGCACAATGGATTCAATTTTTATTTGCCTCTGCGATAGGAATGGCCCTGTATTTCGGTATCAGCCTATTAGCTGGTCTTATCTCACTTCGTGATTTGGATCGACTGCCGTTCATAAAGCGCTGGCTCTAG
- a CDS encoding DUF421 domain-containing protein gives MSQHITTHIFLTVLMYFFIFLCMRIMGKREIGKLSVFDLTISIMIAEIGVFVIEDINRPIYEGVVPMATLVIIQVLVAQLSLKSRKIRLLMDGKPSILISGGKLHRGEMRKQRYNIDDLLQQLRGQNIASPADVEFAILEPSGQLTVFEKDKGLSSSNQTGNSSSVAENNKTDADADADESSQKVKLPKNKIRYEGLPIPLIMDGKVQDHNLEMIGKTRFWLRTQIRQKGVSDFRDVFLCSIDHKGRVYVDSLDNR, from the coding sequence ATGTCCCAGCATATCACTACCCATATTTTCTTGACCGTGCTGATGTATTTCTTCATATTCCTGTGCATGCGTATCATGGGGAAGAGGGAAATCGGTAAGTTATCTGTATTTGATTTAACGATCTCAATAATGATTGCTGAGATTGGTGTTTTTGTGATCGAGGATATTAATCGCCCGATTTACGAAGGTGTGGTTCCGATGGCCACATTGGTTATTATTCAAGTTCTGGTTGCTCAGCTTAGCCTTAAGAGTAGAAAAATTCGACTTTTAATGGACGGTAAACCGAGCATACTTATTTCTGGCGGCAAGTTGCACCGAGGAGAGATGCGTAAACAAAGGTACAATATTGATGATCTGCTGCAGCAATTGCGTGGTCAGAACATCGCTAGTCCTGCTGATGTGGAATTTGCAATTCTAGAGCCCAGTGGTCAGCTTACCGTTTTTGAGAAAGACAAAGGACTTTCATCTTCCAATCAAACAGGCAATAGTAGTTCAGTTGCTGAGAATAATAAGACCGATGCGGATGCAGATGCAGATGAAAGCAGCCAGAAGGTTAAGCTGCCAAAGAACAAAATCAGATATGAAGGACTTCCTATTCCACTGATTATGGATGGTAAGGTCCAGGATCATAATCTAGAGATGATAGGAAAAACAAGGTTCTGGCTAAGAACCCAGATCCGCCAAAAGGGAGTATCAGATTTTCGGGATGTATTTCTTTGCTCCATAGACCATAAAGGCAGAGTTTATGTTGACAGTTTGGATAACAGATAA
- a CDS encoding TIGR04086 family membrane protein: MYLIRRLFSWRIANPVLSGLCRSFLWMLLGAFVLSLLLWGSGLKEQDLSMYTYIVHGIAAAFGGLTAGRRATNKGWYQGSLTGIFYGIIVLLIGFLALDSSPSGVDLLWVLAAAAIGALGGMFGVNLQKS; the protein is encoded by the coding sequence ATGTATTTAATCCGGCGCCTGTTCTCATGGAGAATAGCCAATCCTGTGTTATCTGGCCTATGTCGATCATTCCTTTGGATGCTGCTTGGCGCGTTTGTCCTCTCTCTTTTATTATGGGGTAGCGGTCTGAAAGAGCAGGATCTCTCAATGTATACTTATATAGTACACGGCATAGCCGCAGCATTCGGAGGACTGACCGCCGGTCGCAGAGCCACGAACAAAGGGTGGTATCAAGGAAGCCTTACAGGAATCTTTTACGGAATTATCGTTCTGTTAATTGGATTTCTGGCACTGGATAGCTCACCTTCTGGTGTTGACCTTCTTTGGGTTCTAGCTGCTGCAGCAATTGGTGCACTTGGGGGAATGTTTGGGGTTAATTTACAGAAAAGCTAA